One part of the Vicia villosa cultivar HV-30 ecotype Madison, WI linkage group LG6, Vvil1.0, whole genome shotgun sequence genome encodes these proteins:
- the LOC131614479 gene encoding uncharacterized protein LOC131614479 — protein MVHPNTFLKVTMMMDVKLDEVNDDVKDDVKLNDVKMGARLVVIEVDVREQFTNKQELMVREHVLQWACLEAGRLGFGVGRSKNGLDKRQTFVTMKCERNGTYQPPIRKLKRDDTGSRKCEFSFKLHGYRKSNGTWKFNVVSNICNHASYDKLIVHLFVCRLFPEKNELVPDMTLNIVV, from the coding sequence ATGGTGCACCCGAATACGTTTCTCAAAGTCACTATGATGATGGATGTTAAACTGGATGAAGTGAATGACGATGTTAAAGATGATGTCAAACTGAATGATGTCAAAATGGGTGCTAGACTGGTTGTTATCGAGGTAGATGTTCGTGAACAATTTACAAATAAACAAGAGCTTATGGTTCGTGAACATGTGCTACAATGGGCCTGCTTGGAGGCCGGGAGATTAGGATTTGGTGTTGGAAGGTCGAAAAATGGTTTAGATAAAAGACAAACATTTGTAACAATGAAATGCGAAAGAAATGGTACATATCAACCGCCGATTAGAAAGTTGAAACGTGATGACACTGGATCGAGAAAATGTGAGTTTTCATTTAAATTGCACGGATATCGTAAGTCGAATGGTACGTGGAAATTTAATGTGGTTTCCAATATATGTAATCATGCCTCATATGATAAGCTAATCGTTCATCTATTTGTATGTCGCCTTTTTCCTGAGAAGAATGAACTTGTTCCGGATATGACATTAAATATAGTGGTCTGA